A stretch of Candidatus Brocadiaceae bacterium DNA encodes these proteins:
- the arfB gene encoding aminoacyl-tRNA hydrolase, whose amino-acid sequence MLKISNHVTIPSVDMEMHAIRSQGAGGQNVNKVATAVHLRLDIKVSSLPDFYKKRLLVLNDHRISSGGVIVIKAQRYRSQEKNREDALNRLRDLVRSVFVTRKKRKATKPTKGSKEKRLESKKKRGQRKTTRRGVVL is encoded by the coding sequence ATGTTAAAAATATCAAATCATGTAACCATTCCAAGCGTTGATATGGAAATGCATGCAATTCGCTCTCAGGGCGCTGGTGGACAAAATGTTAATAAGGTGGCTACTGCCGTTCACTTGCGCCTTGATATCAAAGTGTCTTCATTGCCTGATTTCTATAAAAAAAGGTTATTGGTCTTGAATGATCATCGTATTTCAAGTGGGGGCGTGATTGTTATTAAGGCACAGCGGTATCGCAGTCAGGAGAAGAACAGAGAGGATGCGTTGAATCGCCTGCGTGACCTCGTAAGAAGTGTATTCGTTACTCGCAAAAAACGAAAAGCGACAAAACCAACAAAAGGATCGAAGGAAAAGCGCCTGGAGAGCAAGAAAAAACGAGGCCAACGGAAAACAACAAGAAGAGGGGTCGTTCTCTAA
- a CDS encoding GIY-YIG nuclease family protein, translated as MLYTGITTDVKRRFEEHKEGSGNKGSKYLRGKKPLTLALQKKIGNKSLALQIENKVKKLPKIKKELLIDGKTGKNEIKKLIAETIKNRKFH; from the coding sequence ATGTTATATACCGGCATCACAACGGATGTAAAGAGAAGATTTGAAGAACATAAGGAGGGGAGCGGTAATAAAGGCTCTAAATATTTAAGGGGCAAAAAACCTTTAACGTTGGCTTTGCAAAAGAAAATCGGAAACAAGAGTCTGGCGTTACAGATTGAAAACAAAGTAAAAAAACTGCCAAAAATAAAAAAAGAGCTGCTCATAGATGGCAAAACCGGGAAAAATGAAATAAAGAAACTAATAGCTGAAACAATAAAAAACAGGAAATTTCACTAA
- a CDS encoding FAD-dependent oxidoreductase produces MSAFPKLFSPFTIGSLSIQNRMVMSPMETHLCDKDGFVTDEIIAYYRERALGGVGYITLENTAVDHAGKVNDGMLCVYDDKYMDGLKKLTNSIHSVEGKIVMQLSHAGREALPYYTGVGTVAPSAIPSPLTREMPKELTVEEIGGLVKKFADGACRAADAGFDGIEIHMAHGYLVNQFLSPESNARTDEYGGDTIRRARFGKEIVENIRKKVPADFPVICRISADEYTETGIKLAEGKEIARILECAGASAIHVSACNYASAFYNIPCYYLEEGCFVHLAQGIKTVVNIPVLAVGRILDPVLAEKILQEDKADLVVFGRSLIADPDFPKKVKEESLGDIRNCLSCNRCIESISDKKLVCAVNPYIGKEAGSQLQKTENPKKILIIGGGPAGLSAAPLLAKRGHNVTLWEKEPQLGGSFRYASMAPKKEPMKKFLDYLLRQIKKTAVSVHLNKEATELSINEFSADVVVLAHGAKDVFVDIKGAQESGALSVKKAFSIAHTLGNRIAVVGGGPEGCELADLLVSQGKKVTLIEMRRVLGIGLVAHSRYHVGERLKKMNAEVFISTKVTEIGRDYVVISRRREGDRKLEGFDSIIIPTLHQSNNALAAAIQKFVSEIYTIGDAVEGRTALESIAEGIEIGLKI; encoded by the coding sequence ATGAGTGCATTCCCAAAACTATTTAGCCCTTTTACAATAGGCTCCCTGAGCATACAGAATCGTATGGTAATGTCTCCGATGGAAACCCATCTGTGTGATAAGGACGGTTTTGTTACCGATGAAATTATTGCTTATTACAGGGAACGTGCTTTAGGAGGCGTTGGTTATATTACTCTGGAAAACACGGCAGTGGACCATGCAGGGAAGGTGAACGATGGTATGTTATGTGTGTATGATGATAAATACATGGACGGTTTGAAAAAATTAACGAATAGTATTCATTCGGTAGAAGGAAAAATTGTCATGCAATTGAGTCATGCGGGAAGAGAGGCCCTGCCCTATTATACCGGGGTGGGAACCGTTGCCCCCTCAGCTATTCCAAGTCCATTGACAAGGGAGATGCCAAAGGAATTAACGGTTGAAGAAATCGGGGGCCTTGTAAAGAAATTTGCTGATGGTGCATGCCGTGCAGCAGATGCCGGTTTCGATGGTATTGAAATTCACATGGCTCATGGCTATTTGGTGAACCAGTTTCTTTCCCCTGAATCCAACGCACGTACGGATGAATATGGCGGTGATACTATTCGTCGGGCACGATTTGGAAAAGAAATTGTAGAAAATATTAGAAAAAAGGTTCCCGCAGATTTTCCGGTAATCTGTCGTATCAGCGCAGATGAGTATACTGAAACAGGCATAAAACTGGCTGAGGGCAAGGAAATTGCCAGGATACTTGAATGTGCAGGAGCCAGCGCCATTCATGTTTCCGCGTGTAACTACGCATCAGCTTTTTATAACATACCCTGTTATTATCTTGAAGAAGGATGCTTTGTTCATCTGGCACAGGGTATAAAGACTGTGGTAAACATACCGGTCCTGGCAGTTGGCAGGATATTGGACCCTGTCTTGGCGGAAAAAATATTGCAGGAGGATAAGGCAGACCTTGTGGTGTTTGGGCGTTCACTCATTGCTGACCCGGATTTTCCGAAAAAGGTGAAGGAAGAGAGCCTTGGCGACATAAGGAACTGCCTCAGTTGCAATCGCTGTATCGAAAGTATTTCAGATAAAAAACTTGTTTGTGCCGTAAATCCGTATATTGGAAAAGAAGCCGGTTCTCAGCTGCAGAAAACTGAAAATCCAAAAAAAATTCTGATTATTGGAGGTGGGCCTGCAGGATTGTCTGCTGCCCCTCTGTTGGCAAAACGCGGACATAATGTTACTTTGTGGGAAAAAGAACCTCAACTTGGCGGTAGCTTTCGATATGCTTCCATGGCTCCAAAAAAAGAACCCATGAAGAAATTTCTTGATTATCTGCTAAGGCAGATCAAAAAAACAGCTGTATCTGTTCATCTCAATAAAGAAGCCACTGAATTATCAATCAATGAGTTTTCAGCAGATGTAGTTGTTCTTGCACATGGCGCTAAAGATGTTTTCGTTGACATCAAAGGCGCACAAGAGAGTGGCGCGCTGAGCGTTAAGAAAGCCTTTTCAATTGCGCATACTCTCGGAAATAGAATTGCTGTTGTTGGAGGCGGCCCTGAGGGATGCGAGCTCGCGGACCTTCTTGTCTCTCAGGGGAAGAAAGTCACTCTCATAGAAATGAGGCGTGTTCTTGGCATCGGATTGGTAGCTCATTCTCGCTATCACGTTGGAGAACGACTGAAAAAGATGAATGCAGAGGTGTTTATCAGCACAAAGGTAACGGAGATTGGACGCGACTATGTAGTTATAAGCCGAAGGAGAGAGGGAGACCGCAAGCTTGAAGGGTTCGATTCTATTATTATTCCTACGTTACATCAATCTAACAATGCTCTTGCGGCGGCAATTCAAAAATTTGTTTCAGAGATTTATACCATTGGCGACGCTGTAGAAGGCCGCACTGCACTTGAATCGATCGCCGAAGGCATCGAAATAGGTCTCAAAATATAG
- a CDS encoding DNA gyrase/topoisomerase IV subunit A: MPEKNTQKEKIENTSTGNNDMHEALHVSEMYSNWFLEYASYVILERAVPTLLDGLKPVQRRILHSMKQMDDGRFNKAANVIGHTMQYHPHGDAAIGDALVNLGQKDLLIETQGNWGDIRTGDSAAAPRYIEARLSKFAQEVAFNNQTTEWQLSYDGRKKEPVLLPVKFPLLLAQGAEGIAVGLATKIMPHNFIELLEASIDELRGNKINLVPDFPTGGMADFSNYNEGLRGGKIRVRAKIEVLDKKSLVIRAIPFGFTTSSIMESIVKANENGKIKIKHVVDNTASEVEILVELPANVSPDVTIDALYAFTDCEVSLSPNACVIIDEKPKFLSVHEILKISTRHTVGLLKRELQINLAELQEKWHFSSLEKIFIEKRIYRDIEECETWEAVLHAIHKGLEPYKKTFHREITEEDVVSLTEIKIKRISRYDSFKANEAIKSMEDEIRQVQRNLKNLVNYAISYFENLIKKYGKGRERKTQIHRFDAIQVTQVAVANQKLYMNRRDGFIGYGLRKDEYVCDCSDIDNIIVFLADCTFLVTRVSEKAFVGKDIIHAQVWNKNDPRMIYHMIYRDGTDGPSFVKRFAVTSITYDKPYDLSKGTKGSMVHYFSANPNSESEEVTVTLSTKSSARKLSFDFDFAGLAIKGRASVGNRLTKYPIRKVIHKKTGTSTLGGLDIWYDNSVGRLNSENRGQYLGKFEGEDKILVIYKNGSLELTDFELTNRYEAEKISIITRNDPETVITAAYFDGGEKHYYVKRFKVESDATNRGFPFISESAGSFPVVVTTDANPKAEIQFLYGRKKEKRSDVVSLEKLVDIKGWKARGNRLSNFDLVDVRQIENRELEAMTLAKKDHRQLKLFGEGE, from the coding sequence ATGCCTGAGAAAAATACACAAAAGGAAAAAATCGAAAATACATCCACTGGCAATAATGATATGCATGAGGCCTTGCATGTTTCAGAAATGTATAGCAACTGGTTCCTGGAATACGCGTCATACGTTATCCTGGAGCGCGCTGTTCCGACCTTGCTGGACGGATTAAAGCCCGTACAGCGTCGCATTCTGCATTCAATGAAACAGATGGATGACGGTCGGTTTAATAAAGCAGCGAATGTTATCGGCCATACCATGCAGTACCATCCTCATGGCGATGCCGCCATTGGCGACGCGCTGGTTAATCTGGGACAAAAAGATCTGCTCATTGAAACACAGGGAAACTGGGGAGATATTCGCACCGGAGATTCGGCGGCGGCGCCTCGGTACATAGAAGCGCGCCTTTCCAAATTTGCGCAGGAAGTGGCCTTTAATAACCAGACAACAGAATGGCAACTTTCTTATGACGGACGTAAAAAGGAACCGGTCCTGTTGCCTGTTAAATTTCCCCTTTTGCTGGCCCAGGGCGCCGAAGGAATTGCCGTTGGCCTGGCCACCAAGATTATGCCCCATAATTTTATCGAATTACTGGAGGCTTCCATAGACGAATTACGAGGCAATAAAATCAATCTTGTGCCGGATTTTCCCACAGGCGGAATGGCTGACTTCAGCAATTATAATGAAGGTTTACGCGGAGGTAAGATTCGCGTAAGGGCAAAAATTGAGGTGCTGGACAAAAAATCACTGGTTATCCGCGCTATACCTTTTGGCTTCACTACTTCCAGCATAATGGAGTCCATTGTAAAGGCAAACGAAAATGGCAAGATAAAAATTAAACATGTCGTGGATAATACCGCCAGTGAGGTGGAGATACTGGTGGAGCTGCCAGCAAATGTCTCTCCGGACGTTACCATTGATGCCCTGTACGCCTTCACGGATTGTGAGGTTTCCCTATCACCCAATGCCTGTGTTATCATTGATGAAAAGCCCAAATTTCTCAGTGTGCATGAAATATTGAAAATATCTACAAGACACACCGTCGGACTGCTGAAACGCGAACTGCAAATCAATCTTGCCGAACTGCAGGAAAAATGGCATTTTTCTTCATTGGAAAAAATATTTATCGAAAAGCGCATTTATCGGGATATCGAAGAATGCGAAACATGGGAAGCCGTTTTGCATGCCATACATAAAGGTCTGGAACCCTATAAAAAAACCTTTCATCGTGAGATTACCGAGGAAGATGTCGTCAGCCTGACCGAAATAAAAATCAAGAGGATTTCACGGTACGATTCTTTTAAGGCCAATGAGGCTATCAAGTCCATGGAAGATGAGATCAGACAGGTTCAGCGCAATTTGAAAAATCTTGTCAATTACGCTATCTCTTATTTTGAAAATCTAATCAAAAAATACGGTAAAGGCCGTGAACGCAAAACGCAGATTCATAGATTTGACGCTATTCAGGTCACACAGGTTGCCGTTGCCAACCAGAAGCTATACATGAACAGGCGTGACGGTTTTATCGGATACGGTCTCAGGAAAGACGAATATGTCTGTGACTGTTCCGATATTGATAACATAATAGTTTTTCTGGCTGATTGTACCTTCCTGGTCACGAGAGTCTCTGAAAAAGCTTTTGTCGGGAAGGATATTATTCACGCTCAGGTGTGGAACAAAAATGACCCTCGCATGATCTATCACATGATTTATCGTGATGGAACAGATGGCCCCAGTTTTGTGAAACGCTTTGCCGTCACTTCGATCACTTACGACAAACCCTATGATCTGTCAAAAGGCACAAAGGGTTCCATGGTGCACTATTTCAGCGCTAATCCCAATAGCGAATCGGAGGAGGTTACTGTAACACTAAGCACAAAAAGCTCTGCCCGTAAACTTTCGTTCGATTTTGATTTTGCCGGACTCGCCATCAAGGGACGCGCATCTGTTGGCAACAGGTTGACCAAATATCCGATACGCAAGGTAATCCATAAAAAAACCGGCACTTCCACTTTGGGCGGGCTCGATATCTGGTATGACAACTCTGTTGGCAGACTCAACAGCGAAAACCGGGGACAGTATCTGGGCAAGTTTGAAGGAGAGGATAAGATTCTGGTTATTTACAAAAACGGTTCATTAGAGCTGACGGATTTTGAACTGACCAATCGTTATGAAGCGGAAAAGATCAGCATAATCACAAGAAATGATCCGGAAACTGTTATTACTGCCGCATACTTTGATGGGGGAGAGAAACATTATTATGTCAAGCGTTTCAAAGTGGAATCGGACGCCACAAACCGGGGGTTTCCGTTTATCTCTGAAAGCGCAGGAAGCTTTCCTGTTGTCGTTACTACCGACGCCAATCCAAAAGCAGAAATTCAATTCCTTTACGGCCGTAAAAAAGAAAAACGCAGTGACGTCGTGTCCCTGGAAAAGCTTGTTGATATTAAGGGATGGAAGGCTCGGGGTAATCGTTTGAGCAATTTTGACCTGGTTGATGTCAGGCAAATTGAAAACAGGGAGCTGGAGGCGATGACTCTCGCCAAAAAAGACCATCGACAACTAAAACTCTTTGGAGAAGGCGAGTAA
- a CDS encoding sodium ion-translocating decarboxylase subunit beta — translation MQILFEFLHTTGFAMMTWGNAIMIFVGIFFVSLAIIKDYEPLLLLPIGFGAIVGNIPSIQGMALNVYQEGSVLSYIYFGVSKGIFPPLIFLGIGAMTDFSTMLSNPKLILLGAAAQVGIFLTLIGALYLGFNPSESGAIGIIGGADGPTAIFLSAKLAPHLLGSIAIAAYSYMALVPVIQPPIMKLLTTKKERLIRMKEPRHVSQREKIIFPIAAFLIAALIAPGSIVLIGMLFFGNLLKESCVTERLANTARNAMIDIVTILLGFSVGASAQAQTFLTPQSLLIFGLGALSFCIATAGGVLFAKFMNLFCKEKINPLVGAAGVSAVPDSARVVQMVGQKEDPQNFLLMHAMAPNVAGVVGSAIAAGILWSVLVK, via the coding sequence ATGCAGATTCTTTTTGAATTTCTTCACACAACCGGATTCGCGATGATGACATGGGGCAATGCCATCATGATCTTTGTCGGTATTTTTTTTGTAAGCCTGGCTATAATCAAAGACTACGAGCCTTTATTGCTGCTTCCCATCGGATTTGGGGCAATTGTAGGAAATATACCCTCCATTCAGGGTATGGCGCTCAATGTATATCAAGAGGGTAGTGTTTTGAGTTATATCTATTTTGGAGTTAGTAAGGGAATATTCCCCCCCCTGATTTTCCTTGGCATTGGAGCCATGACGGATTTTTCTACAATGCTGTCCAATCCTAAGCTGATATTGCTAGGCGCTGCAGCTCAGGTAGGAATATTTCTGACCCTGATAGGCGCCCTGTATCTGGGATTTAATCCTTCTGAATCTGGTGCAATAGGCATTATCGGTGGGGCAGACGGACCTACGGCAATTTTTCTTTCGGCGAAACTGGCGCCACACCTTCTCGGCTCTATCGCTATCGCCGCCTATTCCTATATGGCTCTGGTACCCGTTATTCAACCTCCTATAATGAAGCTGCTTACTACAAAAAAAGAGAGGCTGATCCGCATGAAAGAGCCAAGACATGTATCTCAGCGGGAAAAAATTATTTTTCCTATCGCTGCTTTTCTGATTGCCGCATTGATTGCGCCTGGCTCAATAGTGCTGATAGGCATGCTTTTCTTTGGTAATTTGCTGAAGGAAAGCTGCGTAACTGAACGGCTTGCTAATACTGCGCGTAATGCCATGATTGATATTGTGACGATTCTTCTCGGATTTTCAGTGGGCGCAAGCGCCCAAGCTCAGACATTTTTAACGCCACAATCGCTTCTGATTTTTGGCTTAGGCGCCCTGTCTTTTTGCATTGCAACGGCAGGTGGAGTGCTTTTTGCAAAATTTATGAATCTGTTTTGCAAAGAAAAGATAAATCCGCTTGTTGGAGCTGCTGGTGTCTCCGCGGTACCCGATTCAGCGCGTGTAGTGCAGATGGTTGGGCAGAAAGAAGATCCTCAGAATTTCCTGCTCATGCATGCCATGGCTCCAAATGTCGCGGGTGTGGTTGGTTCAGCGATTGCAGCAGGAATATTGTGGTCAGTGCTGGTAAAGTAA
- a CDS encoding DEAD/DEAH box helicase: MKFSELGLPLNILKTLEKMGYEEMTPIQEATYPVIFAGKDLCALAETGSGKTAACAIPLIQKVDPSNNAIQGLVIVPTRELCLQYVAEIKKIAERTPVIPYAVYGGFDKQFQISRLKQEIHILVATPGRLIDLLYDGALSFSQVKCAILDEADELLKVGFLEDIEFIMSCILHEHQTLLFSATMPDDIKKLAHDCLRDPQHISLITKRAAPESIEHYFSYLHPKQKQEKLIQYLEGEDVNQVIIFCNARHMVDKLFRSMRKDFKEIEYIHAGLTQDKRSSIFMRFKKEKVRYLIASDVAGRGLDFSHISHVINWNFPLNSEQYTHRTGRAGRMGRKGKAFTFVTKHEIPNLRELLLKKKITPCWIGKDPFHENNTFLKQKNQKRKRPFHSHTGKNKKKTE, encoded by the coding sequence ATGAAATTCAGTGAGCTCGGGCTTCCTCTCAATATCCTCAAAACTCTTGAGAAGATGGGATATGAGGAAATGACACCCATTCAGGAGGCGACATATCCGGTAATTTTCGCAGGAAAAGATCTTTGCGCCCTCGCCGAGACCGGATCAGGAAAGACAGCTGCTTGCGCAATCCCGCTTATTCAGAAGGTTGATCCCTCAAACAATGCTATCCAGGGTTTGGTAATCGTTCCGACGCGCGAGTTGTGTCTGCAGTATGTGGCTGAAATCAAGAAGATCGCTGAAAGGACTCCCGTGATTCCTTATGCGGTGTATGGCGGCTTTGATAAACAATTTCAAATTTCCAGGCTGAAGCAGGAAATACATATTCTTGTCGCAACACCGGGGCGTCTTATTGATCTTTTGTATGACGGGGCGCTTTCTTTTTCACAAGTAAAATGTGCAATCCTTGACGAGGCAGATGAGCTGTTAAAGGTGGGATTTCTTGAAGACATTGAATTTATCATGTCATGTATTCTGCATGAACATCAGACGCTCCTTTTCTCCGCGACGATGCCTGACGATATCAAAAAGCTTGCCCATGACTGCTTGCGGGATCCCCAGCATATTTCCCTTATTACAAAGAGGGCCGCACCGGAAAGTATTGAGCATTATTTTTCCTACCTTCACCCGAAACAGAAACAGGAAAAACTTATCCAATATCTTGAGGGGGAAGATGTTAATCAGGTGATCATCTTTTGCAATGCCCGTCACATGGTTGATAAGTTGTTCCGCTCCATGCGAAAAGATTTTAAAGAAATTGAGTATATCCATGCAGGTCTCACTCAGGATAAACGTTCTTCGATTTTTATGCGATTCAAGAAAGAGAAAGTCCGCTATCTTATTGCCAGCGATGTTGCCGGGAGAGGGCTTGATTTTTCACATATTTCGCATGTGATTAACTGGAATTTCCCCCTAAACAGTGAACAGTATACGCATCGCACGGGTCGCGCGGGGCGCATGGGGAGAAAGGGAAAGGCTTTTACCTTTGTAACCAAACATGAAATTCCCAATCTTCGAGAGCTTCTTCTCAAAAAGAAAATCACCCCATGCTGGATTGGAAAAGATCCGTTCCATGAAAATAACACCTTTTTAAAACAGAAAAATCAAAAAAGAAAACGCCCCTTTCACTCTCATACTGGCAAAAATAAAAAGAAAACGGAATGA
- a CDS encoding type II toxin-antitoxin system prevent-host-death family antitoxin, whose amino-acid sequence MEIGISEFKAKSLKLIDEIHHSGESITVTKRRKPIAKVIPISDHTEEIDLKGTLIEQDKNIFNTDEKWDANL is encoded by the coding sequence ATGGAAATAGGCATATCAGAATTTAAGGCAAAGTCTTTGAAGTTAATAGATGAAATTCATCACTCGGGAGAATCAATTACCGTCACGAAGCGGAGAAAGCCAATTGCCAAGGTGATTCCTATATCTGATCACACAGAGGAAATAGATCTTAAAGGAACACTTATTGAACAAGACAAAAACATTTTCAACACTGATGAAAAATGGGACGCAAACTTATGA
- a CDS encoding biotin--[acetyl-CoA-carboxylase] ligase, with the protein MMKFLVPEWHDKLSSTNTVLLDWLKDGKEIPSGFVLVALEQTAGHGRSNHHWISQKGQDLTFSFLLFTKNDPSEFGSLSMSVALGTASALDTFGIITQTKWPNDLLVRGCKIGGILLQESSVQYSYGHAIVVGIGINVNMQGTNIVSMKKPVTSLRIETGKKHAIKDVLDSILKMLPHWIDRWESGSFPAIRDDWNARCCAVGSHVTIGEGKDLKSGILEGFGDKGQIILRSDEGALCEIWAGDVE; encoded by the coding sequence ATGATGAAATTTCTTGTTCCTGAATGGCATGATAAACTTTCTTCTACCAACACTGTTTTATTGGATTGGCTTAAAGACGGCAAAGAGATACCGAGTGGATTTGTTCTTGTTGCGTTAGAACAGACTGCCGGCCATGGCCGGTCTAATCATCATTGGATTTCCCAGAAGGGGCAGGACCTGACCTTTTCTTTTCTTTTGTTCACAAAAAATGACCCTTCAGAATTTGGGTCATTGTCTATGTCTGTGGCCCTCGGCACTGCTTCTGCCCTGGATACCTTTGGTATTATAACGCAGACAAAGTGGCCAAATGATCTTCTGGTAAGAGGGTGCAAAATCGGGGGAATCCTTTTGCAAGAAAGCAGTGTTCAATATTCTTATGGACATGCGATAGTTGTTGGGATAGGAATCAATGTGAACATGCAGGGAACCAATATTGTCTCCATGAAGAAACCGGTGACTTCACTACGAATAGAGACAGGGAAGAAGCACGCCATTAAAGATGTTCTTGATAGTATTCTGAAAATGCTCCCTCATTGGATCGACCGCTGGGAGAGCGGAAGCTTTCCCGCAATACGTGATGACTGGAATGCACGATGTTGCGCTGTAGGAAGCCACGTCACCATTGGAGAGGGAAAAGATCTGAAATCCGGTATTTTGGAGGGTTTTGGTGATAAAGGACAAATTATCCTTCGCAGCGATGAAGGCGCCCTGTGTGAGATTTGGGCTGGTGACGTTGAATAA
- a CDS encoding OadG family protein, whose amino-acid sequence MMDIHSGIQNIVVGQGIKIAISGMIIVFAALTLISFFIYYLPKILGIFTHLLPPEEAPHNLSVHFAALEDEAIAAIGFVLHNRNR is encoded by the coding sequence ATGATGGACATACATTCAGGCATTCAAAACATAGTGGTCGGACAAGGGATCAAAATTGCAATTAGCGGCATGATAATTGTGTTTGCTGCGCTTACGCTAATCAGTTTTTTTATCTATTATCTTCCAAAAATTTTAGGGATATTTACGCATCTGCTGCCACCCGAAGAAGCGCCTCATAATCTGTCAGTGCATTTTGCAGCTCTGGAGGATGAAGCGATTGCCGCGATAGGCTTCGTTCTCCACAATAGAAATAGGTAA
- the mqnE gene encoding aminofutalosine synthase MqnE, whose protein sequence is MEKLLKKSSHYDIFQKVEEGKRLTFDDGVRLFNSNDILQIGHMANMVRERKNGNKAYYIINRHINYSNICKNRCKFCAFGKEKGDRYSYAMDREEILEKAQAASEEGATEIHVVGGLHPDIEFDFYVTMIREIHESCPGLHIQAFTAVEIEHLSQMAKLSVRETLKILKDAGLGSLPGGGAEVFSPSIREQLCPEKLRGEGWLQVMREAHRLGLRSNATMLYGHVESPEERVDHLIKLRELQDETRGFMSFIPLAFHPKNTGLSAHSNTTAMLDLKVVSISRLMLDNFDHVKAFWIMLGIKLSQVSLCFGVDDIDGTIQEEKITHAAGAITPEALSVPEIVNLIKEAGREPIERDTLYNPVKRSQRAAVFQTV, encoded by the coding sequence ATGGAAAAACTTCTAAAAAAATCATCTCACTATGATATCTTTCAAAAGGTGGAAGAGGGGAAACGGCTGACCTTCGATGACGGTGTTCGTCTCTTCAATTCAAACGATATTCTCCAAATTGGTCATATGGCCAACATGGTTCGCGAAAGAAAAAATGGCAACAAGGCCTATTACATCATCAATCGTCATATAAATTACTCTAATATTTGCAAAAACCGGTGTAAGTTTTGCGCCTTCGGAAAAGAAAAAGGTGACAGGTACTCTTATGCCATGGACAGGGAAGAAATTCTTGAAAAAGCCCAAGCCGCTTCGGAAGAAGGCGCAACAGAAATTCATGTCGTAGGGGGATTGCACCCGGATATCGAGTTTGATTTTTATGTGACAATGATACGTGAGATTCATGAAAGTTGTCCCGGTCTGCATATTCAGGCATTTACCGCGGTGGAAATCGAGCATTTGTCTCAAATGGCAAAACTATCCGTACGGGAAACGTTGAAAATATTGAAGGATGCAGGCCTGGGTTCACTGCCGGGAGGCGGGGCGGAGGTGTTTTCCCCTTCTATCCGGGAACAATTGTGTCCGGAAAAGTTAAGGGGAGAAGGCTGGTTACAGGTGATGCGCGAAGCCCATAGACTTGGATTGCGAAGCAATGCGACGATGCTGTACGGTCATGTGGAATCGCCGGAAGAGAGGGTTGATCATCTTATAAAACTGAGGGAACTTCAGGATGAGACCAGGGGATTTATGTCTTTTATACCATTGGCCTTTCATCCGAAAAACACGGGATTATCAGCCCATTCCAATACGACCGCAATGCTTGATTTGAAGGTTGTCTCTATCAGCAGGCTGATGCTTGATAATTTTGATCATGTCAAGGCATTCTGGATTATGTTAGGAATTAAGCTTTCGCAAGTCTCTCTCTGTTTTGGCGTGGATGATATAGATGGGACGATACAGGAGGAAAAGATCACTCATGCGGCAGGCGCAATAACACCTGAAGCATTATCTGTCCCTGAAATTGTTAATCTGATCAAAGAGGCTGGCCGCGAACCAATTGAGCGAGACACACTCTACAACCCGGTAAAAAGAAGCCAGCGAGCCGCAGTTTTTCAAACCGTGTGA
- a CDS encoding TraR/DksA family transcriptional regulator, protein MKKYEQIRKKLIKKRDEIELRLNNIDKDLLHINGAPDPDFEEQTVERQNDEVLDAVGELTRSELEKINSALARLEQGEYGICAECKSIIPVERLKAIPYVEHCVSCSE, encoded by the coding sequence ATGAAAAAATATGAGCAAATCCGAAAAAAACTGATTAAAAAACGCGATGAAATCGAGCTTCGTCTTAATAATATCGATAAAGACCTGCTGCATATAAACGGAGCCCCGGATCCTGACTTTGAAGAACAAACGGTAGAACGGCAAAATGATGAAGTCCTTGATGCGGTAGGTGAACTTACACGTTCAGAACTAGAAAAAATAAATTCGGCGCTTGCGCGTCTTGAGCAGGGAGAATATGGGATCTGCGCAGAATGTAAAAGCATCATACCCGTGGAGCGGCTTAAAGCAATCCCGTACGTAGAACACTGTGTTTCTTGCTCTGAGTAA